Below is a genomic region from Zea mays cultivar B73 chromosome 9, Zm-B73-REFERENCE-NAM-5.0, whole genome shotgun sequence.
ggtgagttcatgtcacattattccccacaacttgttgagcgatgatcatgtgtgagctcacccttgctgtctcacacccccccacaggagaagaacggtggttcaggaggagccacaaggcgaggagtatgatctgatctaggtggcgtttctcagttgacattggcgccaacgatccttagttcgttttatatttattcttttattttgtaataagtcttccgctatgtaataaatactctgattattgtgacatttatctctatacactctgttattatatatgttgtcttcttggcgcatgtatgagatgcacctagctttgttccttaaagccgggtgtgacaagcaAATACCACCATGGCCTCCACTAGGGGTGGaaactcggctcggctcggctcgctgcggCTCGCTCATGtaacgagccgagctcggctcagcTCGCCCATCTCACGAGCTCGAAaaagcggctcggctcggctcgctcctggctcgcgagccggctcgccgagccaacgagcctaggcataaaattaaatctgctctctaaattataatataaaatcttaaaaatattttaattaacatattttaaattagtaaaatagatatatcactaatattatgtataaaatagattatttttgtatagtaatctcaaataacataaattaattgtctactcggtattaatattatatgctaattaagattttatgtaacaaattgttgttgggtcgagccacgagccagctcgcgagctgcaccgagccgagccgagctgactcgctcttttcacgagccagaaaaacaggctcggctcgggctcgctcggagcgtcgagccgagccgagctgctgcgagcccgagccagctcgtcgagctcgagctttttttccagccctagccTCCACCTACACGTTCTCAGCAGACATTGGTTGAGATTGGTTTGTCATTGTTCAACTGTCTGTTGGATTCCCTCACAATAGATAGCCCTGTCATTGATGATGTTTATACTGCACTCAAAGAATCAGAGCTTCATTCTACAGATCTTTTGCCATATTGGAAGGTTGATTTCTTGTGCAAGATAATACCAGGACAGGTGCAAGCAGAGAACGCAGTTATGCTTATAATGCACACTGTTGAAGAGCTGATTATGAAGTGTAAAGAAATAGAAGTTGAAAATGAACAGATGGTGGGCGAGGATGATGTAAATGAAGGGGATCCTAGCATTCTACGCTTCCTACTTGCTAGCCGAGACAAGTCACCAGACCTGGAACGATTGCAGGAGCTTATGGAGACTCTAGTTCCTCTTATCCCGAAATCTGTGAAGGATCCAAGAAGTGTTGTATGCAAAACTGCACTAATGACTTGTGCAGACATCTTTAAGGCATATGGTTCACTCAATCGATCCATTGCTAGTACAACAACTGCTTCTGACGGCTTCACAAGATAAGTGTTTTTGTCTGTGAAGCTGCTACAACAGCTCTTATATCATTGACAAGCTGGATCTTTCCTTTACTACTGAAGCCAACAATGCTGCCTTACCTAAAGAACAAGAATCCAGGGATCCGGCCAAAAGCGTCAAGGTGAGTCTCAGTACTATTGCTCGTGAGCCAAggcaatttctttgtcatgatttgGGATCCCGGTGGTGATGCGCACAACAGCTTGAGGGCAAGCTGCATCTCAAGGAGAGGGGAATGTTAGTACACTGCCATTTGAGGGTAAGCTGGAAGGAAGATGGGCCGGCGTCTACGCAAGCCAAATGTCCGAGTCATGGGTTCCGAATGGGCTATCTGATAGGCTTCGGCCTTGTAATAGGAGTATACCTTAAGTAGTGGACGAGGACAGTCGAAAAGGGGAGAGAAATGACCCGTCTTTTGTATTCTGCACTCTGAACCTTCGTTCATCTTCCTCCCCAAGTCTCTACTTCTCCACTTAGGCCTAGTTTGGGTACTTAGTGTTAGACAGTGTGTGTGTGAGagtgtgtgggccggcaccactgttgggctgccggcccattatggttagggttagggttgagtcCCTATAAATATGTGTACCCCATCTCCTATCAATACATCAATTTACACTCTTCTACATGGTATCAGACTAGGTTAGGGTTTCTTCCTCCTCTCCTCACACTACAGCCGCCGCCTGCTATCGCTGCCCCCGGGAGGCCCAACCTTCCCTCCCGGGGGCGGCCTCCTTCCTCCCAGCCGCCACTGCTGTCTCGCTGGGCAGGCAGCCGCACCCCCACCCCGTCCGCCTTCAATCTctaggcggcggcggcaagggcgcaAGCACCCTGCCCCTAGAGGCGTGGCTCGGCGGCGCAAGCACGTGCTCCCCCGCCCTCCTCGCTGGATCAGGCACTGGCGGCCCCTCACCTGGGCGCGGTGCAGGCGCGTCGAGCCGTCGCGTGGATCCGTGGATCCGACGACAGCGCGGCCTTCCCCAATGGGCGCGGTCTTCCCCATGGCGCGCCAGAGCAGCCCCTCTGTTCTCTCCCCTCACCTCCTCCCGCCGGCGAGCTCCTGCCCCCATGGACGCCGACCACCTCTCCTACGCGACCGCCGCCGCCGCACTAAGGGGATCCGGAGCCGCCGCCGACGGGGAGCGCTCCTTCTTCCACCGTCGGTCGCCGGAGCCGCCCACACCCTCCCTGGCTCGGTGCCCCCTGCTACGCGGCCCCTGCCGGCGACCCTCCCTGGCGTGGCGCCCCCCAAGCCGCCGCCGTCGGTCCGCTGCCCTCCCCTTTCCCTCATGTCGGCCAGGCCCTCCCCTTTCGGCCAGCCCCTCCCCTTCCCTGGCTGCAGGCCTGCCGTGGCTGCACGCATGCCGCCTCACTGCCGTGGGCGCGACCCTCCCCTTCCCCGGCCTCCCAAGCCGCCGCCACCGGATCCGCGCGTCCCTGTGTCTGCGTCGCTAGATTCGCGAGCCTGCCGGCACGCGCCGGTGTTCTCTCCCTAGTGACGATCACCTCGACCAGCAGCACCATGTAGCACCACCCTTCGAACTTCTCCCGTCGCCGGTGCTGCCAACACCCCTTGCCAGGTCCGGCGCAGGCCCCTGCCCGGCTGGACCCGCCCCGCCGCCCACCCCTTCATCGCCTTCGTTGGATCCGTCGCTGCCGCGGCCATCCCGGCTAGATCCACGTTGCTGCGACCTTTCCGGCTCGATCCGCCGTCCCTTTGGCTGGATCGCGTCTTCCCGTCCGGATCCGTCGCTGTCGTGGCCTTCCCGATCGGATCCGACATTCCCCTTCTTTTCTGCCGTGGGCGCGGACACCATGACCGGCGCAGACGCGTGCACTGCCGTCGACCTCCCTAGCGGGGCTCGTTGAGGCCCGGATGATCGAAGACGCAGAAAGGTCGGCCTGCCGGTGCCCTTTTGCTGTGTCGCCCTACCgatcgttgacgctcgaacgtcgacccctcccgAACATCAGGCTTTTGCTGCGCGTCTTCCGACCGCGACCACCTCAACTTCGGCTACCTCGGCATCTAGGGGCTACCGTCTTCTTGGAGCATACAACGGTCTCTACTCTAGCCGCAACATTCGCACCATCACGACGCTGTGACTGCGGGGGGATTTCAACCCGTTGGCTCCTACCTTCGGcctctactccagtctcatcgtgtgtggtgcccccgttgcgactgcggggggaaTGTTAGACAGTGTGTGTGTGAGAGTGTGTGGGCcgacaccactgttgggctgccggcccattagggttagggttagggttagggttgagtcCCTATAAATATGTGTACCCCATCTCCTATCAATACATCAATTTACACTCTTCTACACTTAGTATTGAAGTGGTTTGGAGGGATTAGAAAGTGTATAAATCCCTAATAAGTTAAAAACTTCTGCAATACATCTCAATCCACTTGAACCCCTCTTATtactagagtatccaaactaACCCTTATTATTCTTCTTCGTTCTACCCCTCCATTTTCTCCATTTCTGTAAGATCCATCAGCATACCGGTACTCTGAGTTGCTGACATCGTCGGCCATCCTCGTCGCCTGCTTCCGTCCCAAAGCCAGGTGCGCGACGTTTATCGTCGCTGTCGCGGTGCCTTCCTGGAGATGTCTTCGACTGCACGTTCATCCCTGGGAGCCCCCATGTCCTAGCTTGAGTGGCAGTGAGTTCAATTGAGTGCCAATCCGTGCCGATTTGGTCCTCCTCTGTATCTGACGATAAATTCATCAGCAAATGCTATCTGAAACAAGACAATGTGTTTCTACCTTGTAATATTGACTGCTTGTCGTAATGGTTCTTAGCACAATGCATCAGAATTGACTTGGAGCACCACTATGACTGAAGCTTGCTGGATACTTGTTTCTACAATTGTATCATCGAGCTAGCTGTGAGCCTGTGACTCTGCATCAGGGAACTGAGAAGGCGCAGAGTTCGAACTCGTTCAACAGAAGTTTCTTGTTAAAAAACACAAGTCGCTTCGATATTCTATAGCTATTATGTAGTGTAATGGTGTGTTTTAATTTGAGGAAAAGTGACAGTGAGGTTGCTGGGTTCGATTTCTGTCACCGTCATGTGATACATCTTTTTTTACAACGTGTAAAAAACTAGAATTTTTTGCCTCATCTTTTACTGCATATTCGACTAAATTTTTTATCTCAATCATCTAGGACTAAATCGTGACTACACCAAAATGTGGCATCTTCacatgaagtaagtttgtaacAACGTGATGAACATATAGTACAATTTTGAACCAAAAAACTATGAAGTTATAGTTGAATGCTATGAAATTTAGCGAGAAGTGTGTCCATTTGCAAAGcacatctctactacttattaagtaagcaatagtagtctgccatTGACTTGTTCTGCCTTTGACCTGTTCTGCCATGGCTCTGGTTCTGCCCCCACAGGTCGTACACGCAGGTGTCCAGCAAAAATTCTTATGCATGCGCGAGTTGAAACTGACCACCAGTTCAGCCACCATTTGAAACTAATCAGTTCAGCCACCGCGCCAAAGCTTATAAGCCGCTCCATGTCTCCTTTACTAGCCAATATGGTACTAAAGTTTTGCAAGACAATACAACAATACAGCAGTGCAGGCGTTTTGGGCTGCTTTTTTGGTGCGGCCCATACTCCAATTAGGTTTGGGCGGCCCATGGTCGCGCGCACAGCAGTCGTTTCTTCCTCCGTCCGCACGATGGAGCGCTCAACCGTCCGTTCCGGCCGCCCCTCGGTCAGCTCCACGACGGCACGACCTCAGCTCTCCAACCTGGGCCTCGGCTACTCCATCGCCATCGCGCTCGGCTTCCTCATCCTGTTTGCCTCCTTCCTGCTGGCTTTCTACTTCTGCTTCGGCCGCGGCGGGGACTACTGGGCCGGGGAAGCAGTCACCACGGCGTCCAGCTCTGGCCACCTCTCCATCACCGTCCCGCGCGTGCTCTTCGTCGCGGAGGGGTCCGAGTCCCCCGAAGACGACGCTTacccctcctcctccgccgccgcgGCCTGCTCCCCCGtcgggctcgacgcggccgccatcGCTTCCTACCCCAAGGTCGCCTTCTCCAGCAAGGCCGCCGAGGCTGACGCCATGTGCTCCATCTGCCTCAGCGAGTACAGGGACGGCGAGACGCTGCGCGTGATGCCCGAGTGCAGGCACGGCTTCCACGTCGCGTGCCTCGACGCCTGGCTGAGCCGGAGCGCGTCCTGCCCCGTCTGCAGGTCCTCTCAGGTCCTTCCCCGTTTTCTCTCCTTTGCAGTTTTTGGTTCCTGAATTCTGCACTGTCAAACCCAAGCTATACATAAACAACTGATGGCTCAATATGCTAAGCAATTCTTTACATTGGGTATAATCAATATAGGGGCATTATGGAATATTAATTATTTTGGTTATATTTGATTGTTTGGAAATATTGTTGTTCTTTACATTCAGGGCTTGGTTGAGCGTATGTTTAGTGACAAAAAAGCATTGATCAGAGAAGCTTCAAATGTCCAAGTCATCCTCTTTCAGGGGAACATTTGCAGGTAGAGGATGGACTGCTTAATGGTTCTATTTACCAGCGCATTTGGCAGTTCTATTTGTCAGAGGCAAATGTGGGTGATTTCTCATATCTACTTGCTATACATCTTGTCAAAGCACTGCTAATAGAAGAAGGGGACCATCTTATGTCAAAAAAAGAAGGGGGCTATCTAAGAATTATATGGTCAATTACACCTAGCATCCAGTTTTACACAATTGGTCCTTGACATTATCTAAGTCACCTAATTGGACATGAAGGCGAGGGGTCCATCTTCCATATTATAAAGGAACTAGGTAAGTTTACTTCCACAAATGGTTGTTGTACTTATGATTTTGCTAACCTTATCTACTCGAGTATAGTCATGTCATCCTTTACTCGTCAACCTGTAACATATCTAATCTAACTACTATAGGATGGGTCGTTAACTTAATGCTAGAGAGAGCAATGGCAATAATGAGTATTTTTTTTCTCAGCAAGCATGAGGCTCACTGATGCTGGTGATGGTCAGGTTTGATCCATATTATCTTAGTTGAGCTAGCATAACCATTTTCATTGGAGACACTTTGATATTACTTACGCCTTTTATGCTACAATTATTTTAGTATAATGTAGCACACATGGAGGATATTGTTCGGTTGATCTCCAAATATCTTCATCTGTTAAAGGAAGTCAGTTAGTGGATATTTAATGAGGTAATGGAAAGGGCCATGGTTTACATATCACGAGAAGCAAATGGTAAGTCAGAAGACCTGAAATATGTAACTAACTTGGACAAATTGCAAGAGGAGACTGGTGGTAGGAGCTTACAAAAGCAATCAAAGCCTTAGAGGGCTTGATGGAAGCAAATAGGGACTTTGAAGAACTAAAAGTATGTGTTCCAGTCTATATAATGTTTATTTTTCTTAGATTTTCATGTACGTACTTCTTTTGGGCACAAATCAAACCAGCTCCTGAACTGCTAGATGAGCTGTGCATTGTGGTTCGT
It encodes:
- the LOC103639656 gene encoding RING-H2 finger protein ATL67, encoding MHARVETDHQFSHHLKLISSATAPKLISRSMSPLLANMVLKFCKTIQQYSSAGVLGCFFGAAHTPIRFGRPMVARTAVVSSSVRTMERSTVRSGRPSVSSTTARPQLSNLGLGYSIAIALGFLILFASFLLAFYFCFGRGGDYWAGEAVTTASSSGHLSITVPRVLFVAEGSESPEDDAYPSSSAAAACSPVGLDAAAIASYPKVAFSSKAAEADAMCSICLSEYRDGETLRVMPECRHGFHVACLDAWLSRSASCPVCRSSQVLPRFLSFAVFGS